In Phaeobacter piscinae, one genomic interval encodes:
- a CDS encoding NUDIX hydrolase, protein MTFNGAKLALFIGDRLLVIERDAYPHIPYPGHWDFPGGGREGAETPETCALRETKEEVGLLVQEADLVWRRSYARPNGVVWFFAAHLPAVRRRDIQLGDEGQSWALVPPEWYIAHDLAVPHFAGYLQAYLSQRDSITA, encoded by the coding sequence ATGACATTCAACGGAGCCAAGCTTGCGCTTTTCATCGGTGACAGGCTGTTGGTCATTGAGCGTGACGCCTATCCGCACATCCCCTATCCCGGCCACTGGGACTTTCCGGGGGGCGGTCGTGAAGGCGCGGAAACACCGGAAACCTGTGCCCTGCGCGAAACCAAGGAGGAGGTCGGGTTGCTCGTACAGGAGGCGGATCTGGTTTGGCGGCGCAGCTATGCGCGGCCCAACGGTGTGGTCTGGTTTTTCGCGGCACATCTCCCTGCCGTGAGAAGGCGAGACATCCAGTTAGGGGATGAAGGGCAGAGCTGGGCGTTGGTCCCGCCAGAATGGTACATCGCGCATGATCTGGCGGTGCCACATTTCGCCGGTTATCTGCAGGCCTATCTATCGCAGCGTGACAGTATCACCGCATGA
- a CDS encoding DNA polymerase IV — protein sequence MQVLCRECLSHGVLKPKNGKTPNPKRCPSCQSPRIKAHSELFSLSIAHMDCDAFYASVEKRDNPDLADKPVVIGGGRRGVVSTACYVARIRGVRSAMPMFQALKLCPDAVVIKPRMNVYVDVSRQIRAMMDELTPDVEPLSLDEAFMDLSGTQRLHGAPPAVMLARLVKRMKDELGVTGSIGLSHNKFLAKVASDLDKPRGFSVIGAAETSEFLKDKPVRLIWGIGPAAQASLDKAGIRSFSDLLRWERTDLNARFGSMGERLWHLARGQDRRRVSSNAPIKSISNETTFFEDTASLEVLDGHLWRLAEKVSDRAKARQLAGRVVTLKLKRANHSSLTRRHSLRDATQIADTIYRTARALLDQVGNEGPYRLLGCGISDLVPETQADITGDLLDPQAGQRAKAERATDAIRERFGKSAIQKGRALR from the coding sequence CTGCAGGTGCTTTGCCGGGAGTGCCTGTCCCATGGCGTGCTGAAACCCAAAAATGGCAAAACACCAAACCCGAAGCGCTGCCCAAGCTGCCAAAGTCCGCGTATTAAAGCACATTCTGAGCTGTTCTCGCTCTCGATTGCACATATGGACTGTGATGCGTTCTATGCCAGCGTTGAAAAACGCGACAATCCAGATCTCGCCGACAAACCGGTGGTGATCGGTGGTGGGCGGCGGGGCGTGGTCTCCACCGCCTGCTATGTTGCGCGCATTCGGGGTGTCCGCTCCGCGATGCCCATGTTTCAGGCGCTGAAGCTCTGCCCGGATGCGGTGGTGATCAAGCCTCGTATGAACGTCTATGTCGATGTCAGCCGCCAGATCCGTGCCATGATGGATGAGCTGACCCCGGATGTTGAACCCTTGTCGCTGGATGAGGCGTTCATGGATCTGTCGGGCACCCAACGTCTGCATGGCGCGCCGCCTGCGGTGATGCTCGCACGGCTGGTCAAACGCATGAAGGATGAGCTGGGTGTGACCGGATCCATTGGGCTGTCGCACAATAAATTCCTGGCCAAGGTGGCCTCCGATCTGGACAAACCGCGCGGATTTTCGGTGATTGGCGCGGCTGAAACCTCGGAATTTCTGAAGGATAAACCGGTGCGCCTGATCTGGGGCATTGGTCCCGCCGCGCAGGCCTCACTCGACAAGGCCGGGATTCGCAGCTTTTCCGACCTTCTCAGGTGGGAGCGGACCGACCTAAATGCCCGCTTCGGTTCGATGGGAGAGCGGCTTTGGCATCTCGCGCGTGGCCAGGACCGGCGCCGCGTCTCCTCCAATGCACCCATCAAATCCATCTCAAATGAGACCACTTTCTTTGAAGATACGGCCAGTCTTGAGGTGCTTGACGGCCATTTGTGGCGGTTGGCAGAGAAGGTTTCCGACCGTGCCAAGGCGCGGCAACTGGCCGGACGCGTGGTGACGCTGAAGCTGAAACGCGCAAATCACAGTAGCCTCACCCGGAGGCACTCCCTGCGCGACGCCACGCAGATCGCCGACACCATTTATCGCACCGCCCGTGCCCTGCTGGATCAGGTTGGCAACGAAGGTCCCTACCGGCTGCTTGGCTGTGGCATTTCCGATCTGGTCCCGGAAACCCAGGCCGATATCACCGGTGATCTGCTCGACCCTCAGGCGGGTCAGCGCGCCAAAGCCGAGCGCGCGACAGATGCCATTCGCGAACGTTTTGGCAAATCTGCCATCCAGAAAGGTCGCGCCCTTCGCTAA
- a CDS encoding N-formylglutamate amidohydrolase produces the protein MSDKVYLVEMPQELRSGVVFASPHSGSDYSAAFLAQTILDPLQLRSSEDAFVDQLFAAAPRFGMPLLTARAPRAYVDLNRSTEELDPALIEGVIKRGQNPRVASGLGVVPRVVAHGRAIYRGKLSQSEASQRIASYWRPYHAALQQLLDQARIGFGQAVLIDCHSMPHEAISAAGRRGAGLPDVVLGDRFGAAASSEVMDRVEAAFVGAGLRVARNTPFAGAYITQTYGRPSRAQHAVQVEIDRSLYMNEARVEKTADFAALQMVLTDVIAELSRLNCDPVPLAAE, from the coding sequence ATGTCTGACAAAGTATATTTGGTGGAAATGCCACAGGAATTGCGGTCTGGGGTTGTTTTTGCCTCGCCGCACAGCGGATCGGACTACAGCGCGGCGTTTCTGGCGCAGACGATTCTTGATCCTTTGCAGCTGCGCAGTTCGGAAGACGCCTTTGTTGATCAGCTGTTCGCAGCCGCGCCGCGATTCGGAATGCCCCTGCTGACGGCGCGGGCGCCCCGCGCCTATGTCGATCTCAACCGTTCCACAGAAGAGCTGGACCCGGCGCTGATTGAGGGGGTCATCAAACGCGGGCAGAACCCGCGGGTGGCTTCGGGGCTGGGCGTGGTACCACGTGTGGTGGCCCATGGGCGGGCGATCTATCGTGGCAAGCTGAGCCAGAGCGAGGCGAGTCAGCGGATCGCCTCCTATTGGCGGCCATATCACGCTGCATTGCAGCAGCTTCTGGATCAGGCGCGGATCGGGTTTGGACAGGCGGTGCTGATTGACTGCCATTCGATGCCGCATGAGGCGATATCTGCTGCCGGGCGCCGGGGGGCTGGGCTGCCTGATGTCGTGCTGGGGGACAGGTTCGGCGCTGCCGCCTCCTCCGAGGTTATGGACCGGGTCGAAGCGGCGTTTGTCGGCGCCGGGCTGCGCGTGGCGCGCAACACCCCCTTTGCGGGAGCCTATATTACGCAAACCTATGGTCGCCCATCGCGTGCGCAACATGCAGTGCAGGTCGAAATTGATCGGAGCCTCTACATGAATGAGGCGCGCGTGGAAAAAACCGCTGATTTTGCCGCGCTGCAGATGGTGCTGACCGATGTGATTGCGGAACTGTCGCGACTGAATTGTGATCCGGTGCCTCTCGCAGCGGAGTAA
- the ykgO gene encoding type B 50S ribosomal protein L36, translating into MKVKNSLRSLKNRHRDCRVVRRKGRVYVINKTQRRFKARQG; encoded by the coding sequence ATGAAGGTCAAGAACTCGCTCCGCTCGCTCAAGAACCGGCACCGTGATTGCCGCGTTGTGCGTCGCAAGGGCCGTGTCTATGTGATCAACAAGACCCAGCGCCGCTTTAAAGCACGCCAGGGCTGA
- a CDS encoding Fe(3+) ABC transporter substrate-binding protein, with protein MLKSTTILAGALVAAVATSAAAEGELNLYSSRHYDTDERLYSDFEEATGITINRIEGKADELIARMSAEGANSPADILLTVDTSRLARAKNEGLLQAIDSDTLEARVPGYLQDADNQWFGFSQRARIIFFDKADVANPPKTYLDLADPAYKGQVCIRSSTNTYNQTLLASIVTHHGEEAATDWAKGVVANMARAPQGGDTDQLRGIVSGECEIAVGNSYYFARSIRKDVKGLSADRDMIGWVFPAQDAEGAHMNLSGGGVAVNAPNKDNAVKFLEYLASDQAQQYFSAGNDEYPAVPGVALAPSIAALGHFKPDDVQLSDVAKNIPTAQKIFNQVGWE; from the coding sequence ATGCTGAAATCGACCACCATTCTTGCAGGCGCCTTGGTCGCCGCCGTCGCAACATCTGCCGCTGCCGAGGGTGAGCTGAACCTCTACTCCTCGCGCCACTATGATACCGACGAACGTCTCTACTCTGATTTTGAAGAGGCCACCGGCATCACCATCAACCGCATCGAAGGCAAAGCCGACGAGCTGATCGCCCGCATGAGCGCCGAGGGTGCGAACTCTCCCGCCGACATTCTGCTGACGGTCGACACCTCTCGCCTTGCCCGCGCCAAGAACGAAGGCCTGCTGCAGGCCATCGACAGCGACACACTGGAAGCCCGCGTTCCCGGTTATCTGCAGGATGCAGACAACCAGTGGTTCGGTTTCTCGCAGCGCGCGCGCATCATCTTCTTTGACAAAGCAGACGTCGCCAACCCGCCAAAAACCTATCTCGATCTCGCAGATCCCGCCTACAAAGGTCAGGTCTGCATCCGGTCGTCGACCAACACCTACAACCAGACCCTGCTGGCCTCGATCGTCACCCATCACGGTGAAGAGGCCGCAACCGACTGGGCAAAAGGCGTCGTTGCCAACATGGCCCGCGCACCGCAGGGTGGTGACACCGACCAGCTGCGCGGCATCGTCTCTGGCGAATGCGAAATCGCAGTCGGCAACAGCTACTACTTCGCCCGCTCCATCCGCAAAGACGTGAAAGGCCTCTCAGCAGATCGCGACATGATCGGTTGGGTCTTCCCTGCGCAGGATGCAGAAGGCGCGCATATGAACCTGTCCGGCGGTGGTGTGGCGGTAAACGCCCCCAACAAAGACAACGCGGTAAAGTTCCTGGAATACCTCGCCTCCGATCAGGCACAGCAGTATTTCTCCGCTGGCAATGACGAATACCCTGCGGTTCCCGGCGTTGCTCTGGCCCCCAGCATCGCCGCACTTGGTCACTTCAAACCGGATGATGTTCAGCTGTCCGACGTGGCCAAGAACATCCCCACCGCCCAGAAAATCTTCAATCAGGTGGGCTGGGAATAA
- a CDS encoding DUF2938 domain-containing protein, whose protein sequence is MLNRNELIIRIVLLGLGATAFMDLWAIAADGLFGVPQSNFAVVGRWLGHMPEGVFTHDSIRKAAPVANEAALGWTAHYSVGVIFAAVFVAVGGQRQLLQPGPVAPILFGLVTVVAPFFILQPALGAGIMAANKPNPDAARLKSLMSHFSFGLGLYVVAYGLSRLAPKGQSGSEDQVSPAE, encoded by the coding sequence GTGTTGAACCGCAATGAATTGATTATTCGCATTGTCCTGTTGGGGCTGGGGGCGACGGCCTTCATGGATCTCTGGGCGATTGCCGCCGATGGGTTGTTTGGTGTTCCGCAAAGCAATTTTGCGGTGGTCGGGCGCTGGCTTGGCCATATGCCTGAGGGGGTGTTCACCCACGACAGTATCCGCAAGGCGGCGCCGGTGGCGAATGAGGCCGCACTGGGCTGGACTGCACACTACAGTGTTGGCGTGATCTTCGCGGCGGTCTTCGTGGCGGTTGGTGGGCAGCGTCAACTGCTGCAGCCGGGGCCGGTTGCACCGATTCTCTTTGGTCTGGTGACGGTAGTGGCCCCGTTCTTCATCCTGCAGCCGGCACTGGGCGCGGGTATCATGGCGGCAAACAAACCCAATCCGGATGCCGCGCGGCTGAAGAGCCTGATGTCGCATTTCTCGTTCGGGCTGGGGCTGTATGTGGTGGCGTATGGCCTGTCCCGTCTGGCGCCCAAGGGTCAGTCCGGATCTGAGGATCAGGTTTCACCGGCAGAGTAG
- a CDS encoding CobW family GTP-binding protein, with the protein MNRIPVTIISGYLGAGKTTLINRLLSEDHGLRLTVLVNDFGRINIDESLLQDANSQTIALSNGCVCCTLGEDLTAALHRVLAEESHPDHIVIEASGLSDPVAIANTVVNEAQLSYGGIITVADGENLSDLLGDDLLRDQASQQIRAADLVLISKCDAPSSVVMEQLSALGARTPTLLADAPIADLLFDVLPLPVGRTSEKSAHHAYATWHHRSTAPMDRCRLGDKLANRPDGLYRMKGFVLTNGGGYELHVVGRQVSAKRCEAEETVLVALGPAVRISREDIEDWWHS; encoded by the coding sequence ATGAACCGAATCCCCGTCACCATCATCAGCGGCTATCTTGGCGCAGGCAAAACCACCCTGATCAACCGTCTCCTGAGCGAGGATCACGGGCTGCGCCTAACGGTATTGGTCAATGATTTCGGCCGCATCAACATTGATGAAAGCCTTCTTCAAGATGCCAATTCACAGACCATCGCGCTTAGCAATGGCTGCGTCTGCTGCACGCTAGGGGAAGATCTGACCGCCGCGTTGCACCGCGTTCTGGCAGAAGAGAGCCACCCGGATCACATCGTGATCGAGGCCAGCGGCCTCTCCGATCCGGTGGCCATCGCCAACACCGTGGTGAACGAAGCTCAGCTGTCCTACGGCGGGATCATCACCGTTGCCGACGGTGAAAACCTCTCAGATCTCCTTGGCGATGATCTCTTGCGTGATCAGGCAAGCCAGCAGATCCGGGCCGCAGATCTGGTGCTGATCAGCAAATGTGACGCCCCGTCGAGCGTGGTTATGGAGCAGCTGAGCGCGCTTGGCGCCCGCACGCCAACACTTTTGGCAGACGCTCCTATTGCCGATCTCCTGTTTGACGTGTTGCCTTTGCCTGTGGGCAGGACCAGTGAGAAATCCGCCCATCATGCCTATGCCACCTGGCACCATCGCAGCACCGCCCCCATGGACCGCTGCCGCTTGGGTGACAAACTGGCGAACCGGCCCGATGGCCTTTACCGGATGAAGGGCTTTGTGCTGACCAACGGCGGCGGGTATGAGCTGCATGTGGTTGGCCGACAGGTCTCTGCCAAACGCTGCGAGGCGGAAGAAACCGTGCTTGTTGCCCTTGGCCCCGCGGTCCGGATCTCCCGCGAAGATATTGAGGATTGGTGGCACAGCTGA
- a CDS encoding ABC transporter permease, producing the protein MPKITPISPVTAEAERVAAAGAVPSVAGPSGRRARRKKPGGALFATVGWVVALACLLPMLAVSLAALTGGTETIRHLMDTVLPGYAGTTLVLVLLVALGTGMVGVGAAWLVTMTRFPGVRVMEVVLILPLAFPAYVLAYAYTFVLDHPGVVQTTLRQVTGWGPRDYWFPEIRSVGGAAVMLVLVLYPYVYLLARAAFLQQSAGAFLAARALGNTSLQAFWRVSLPMARPAIASGVLLAVMETIADFGTVSYFGVQTFATGIYTSWFSLADRAGAAQLALCLLGFALTLAVAERATRGRARYHHAGKHQAKMPPVDLRGFKAVLAFGLCALPVLLGFLLPVVILAQMGMESEQTLLSKRYLGFLQNSITLAMTAAILTVVAAVCLGFYQRLRPGRPSALAGHVSRLGYAVPGGVIAVGLMVPFAAFDNVLDAWMRANFEIRTGLLITGSIWLLVAAYMVRFLAAALGAYEGGQSTVHANMDAAARSLGQSPLGMLRRVHLPILTPSLMTALLIVFVDVMKELPATLIMRPFNYDTLAVQAYRLASDERLEGAAVPSLVIMLVGLLPVILICRQVGRRS; encoded by the coding sequence ATGCCAAAGATCACACCTATTTCACCCGTAACAGCAGAGGCTGAGCGTGTCGCCGCCGCAGGCGCTGTGCCATCCGTTGCAGGCCCAAGCGGCCGTCGGGCGCGACGAAAGAAACCCGGTGGTGCGCTGTTCGCCACTGTCGGTTGGGTGGTGGCCCTGGCGTGCCTATTGCCAATGCTGGCGGTGAGCCTTGCGGCTCTGACAGGCGGGACAGAGACGATCCGGCACCTGATGGACACGGTGTTGCCGGGGTATGCCGGAACCACATTGGTACTGGTCCTGCTGGTGGCGCTAGGAACCGGAATGGTCGGTGTGGGTGCGGCCTGGCTGGTGACGATGACCCGCTTCCCAGGTGTGCGCGTAATGGAGGTCGTGCTGATCCTGCCGCTGGCCTTCCCGGCCTATGTGTTGGCCTATGCCTATACCTTTGTTCTGGATCACCCCGGCGTTGTGCAGACGACATTGCGACAGGTGACCGGCTGGGGGCCGCGCGACTATTGGTTCCCGGAAATCCGTTCTGTCGGAGGGGCGGCGGTGATGCTGGTGCTGGTGCTTTACCCCTATGTTTACCTGTTGGCGCGGGCTGCGTTTCTGCAGCAAAGCGCGGGGGCCTTTCTGGCGGCGCGTGCGCTTGGCAATACCTCTCTGCAGGCATTCTGGCGGGTCAGCCTGCCGATGGCGCGCCCCGCGATCGCGTCCGGTGTTCTGCTGGCTGTCATGGAGACCATCGCTGATTTCGGTACCGTGAGTTATTTCGGCGTGCAGACCTTTGCCACCGGGATTTATACCAGCTGGTTTTCTCTGGCTGACCGGGCTGGTGCGGCGCAGTTGGCGCTATGTCTGCTTGGGTTTGCCTTGACCTTGGCAGTTGCGGAACGGGCCACACGCGGACGGGCGCGCTATCATCATGCAGGCAAGCATCAGGCCAAGATGCCACCGGTGGATTTGCGTGGGTTTAAGGCGGTTCTGGCGTTTGGTCTCTGTGCCCTGCCGGTTCTCTTGGGGTTCTTGTTGCCAGTTGTGATTCTGGCACAGATGGGGATGGAGTCGGAGCAGACCCTGCTGAGCAAACGCTATCTCGGGTTCCTGCAGAACTCGATTACATTGGCGATGACGGCGGCCATCCTGACGGTGGTCGCAGCAGTTTGCCTTGGGTTTTATCAGCGTCTGCGGCCGGGTCGGCCCTCTGCGTTGGCGGGGCATGTCTCGCGGTTGGGGTATGCGGTGCCGGGCGGGGTGATTGCGGTCGGGCTGATGGTGCCGTTTGCAGCCTTTGACAACGTTCTTGATGCCTGGATGCGGGCGAATTTCGAGATCCGGACCGGCCTGCTGATCACCGGGTCGATCTGGCTGCTGGTGGCCGCTTATATGGTGCGCTTTCTGGCGGCGGCCTTGGGCGCCTATGAGGGCGGGCAATCCACGGTGCATGCCAATATGGACGCTGCTGCGCGTTCGCTGGGGCAAAGCCCGCTGGGTATGCTGCGCCGGGTGCATCTGCCGATCCTGACGCCCAGCCTGATGACCGCTTTGCTGATTGTCTTTGTCGATGTGATGAAGGAGCTGCCTGCGACGCTGATCATGCGTCCTTTCAACTATGATACGCTGGCGGTTCAGGCCTATCGCCTGGCATCGGACGAGCGGCTTGAAGGCGCGGCGGTACCCTCGCTGGTGATCATGCTGGTTGGCCTGTTGCCGGTGATCCTGATCTGTCGGCAGGTGGGGCGGCGCAGCTAA
- a CDS encoding phenylacetate--CoA ligase family protein, producing the protein MTNFDSLETRSAEARASDLAEQLPQQIARAMAAPGYGDSLRNVDAASITSVADLAALPVLRKSDLGKAQAAHPPFGGFTVKPASGFAHIFQSPGPIYEPGGVDHDWWRMGRFLHAAGIGPGDVVQNCFGYHLTPAGMIFENGARAVGAAVLPAGTGQTELQVTAARDVGATAYAGTPDYLKVILDKADAMGVQLGFTKAAVGGGALFPSLRQEYADRGITCLQSYATADLGNIAYESAAMEGMIVDEQVIVEIVTPGTGTPVAVGEVGEVVVTTLNPDYPLIRFATGDLSAVLPGESPCGRTNMRIKGWMGRADQTTKIKGMFVRPEQVAALVDKHDEIVKARVIASRDGEMDAMTVQIEAQNGDEIAFSRSVVEVLKLKGRVEVVAPGALPKDGLVIEDQRSYD; encoded by the coding sequence ATGACAAATTTTGACAGCCTTGAGACCCGCAGTGCAGAGGCCCGTGCCTCTGATTTGGCGGAACAATTGCCACAGCAGATTGCCCGTGCCATGGCCGCGCCCGGTTATGGCGACAGCCTGCGGAATGTTGACGCCGCATCCATTACTTCCGTTGCGGATCTGGCGGCTCTGCCGGTTCTGCGCAAATCCGACTTGGGCAAGGCACAGGCCGCGCATCCACCGTTTGGTGGGTTCACCGTGAAACCTGCCAGTGGATTTGCCCATATCTTCCAGTCGCCAGGCCCGATCTACGAACCGGGCGGGGTGGATCATGACTGGTGGCGGATGGGGCGGTTCCTGCATGCGGCGGGTATTGGTCCCGGTGATGTGGTACAGAACTGCTTTGGCTACCATCTGACGCCGGCAGGTATGATTTTTGAGAATGGGGCGCGTGCCGTTGGCGCCGCTGTGCTGCCCGCGGGCACTGGCCAGACCGAGCTTCAGGTGACTGCGGCGCGTGACGTCGGGGCCACGGCCTATGCCGGGACGCCAGACTATCTGAAGGTGATCTTGGACAAGGCCGACGCCATGGGTGTGCAGCTGGGCTTTACCAAGGCGGCGGTCGGAGGCGGGGCCTTGTTCCCATCCCTGCGTCAGGAATATGCAGATCGTGGAATCACCTGTTTGCAATCCTATGCGACGGCGGATCTGGGCAATATCGCCTATGAGAGCGCGGCAATGGAGGGCATGATCGTCGATGAACAGGTCATCGTCGAGATTGTCACCCCCGGCACTGGTACGCCAGTTGCGGTGGGTGAAGTGGGCGAGGTTGTGGTGACCACGCTGAACCCGGACTATCCGCTCATCCGGTTTGCTACCGGGGATCTCAGCGCTGTGTTGCCGGGTGAATCCCCCTGTGGCCGCACCAACATGCGGATCAAAGGCTGGATGGGCCGCGCCGATCAGACCACCAAGATCAAGGGCATGTTTGTCCGCCCCGAACAGGTTGCGGCACTGGTCGACAAGCATGATGAAATCGTGAAGGCGCGGGTCATTGCCAGCCGGGATGGTGAAATGGATGCGATGACCGTCCAGATCGAAGCACAGAACGGGGATGAAATCGCCTTTTCCCGCTCGGTTGTGGAAGTTCTTAAGCTGAAGGGGCGCGTGGAAGTGGTCGCCCCCGGAGCCCTGCCTAAAGACGGTTTGGTCATTGAGGACCAGCGCAGCTACGACTGA
- a CDS encoding ABC transporter ATP-binding protein gives MLDTAKTTDVQAETLLEVNNIEVIYNHVILVLKGVSLKVPKGGITALLGGNGAGKTTTLKAVSNLLHSERGEVTKGSISYRGERIQDRDPAELVKKGVIQVMEGRHCFEHLTVEENLLTGAYTRSDGNANIQRDLEMVYSYFPRLKERRRSQAGYTSGGEQQMVAMGRALMSRPETILLDEPSMGLAPQLVEQIFEIVKSINENEGVTFLLAEQNTNVALRYSHYGYILESGRVVMDGPAAELRENPDVKEFYLGMSDDGRKSFRDVRSYRRRKRWLS, from the coding sequence ATGCTGGATACAGCCAAAACCACCGATGTTCAGGCAGAGACCCTGCTTGAGGTCAACAACATCGAAGTGATCTACAACCACGTGATCCTCGTTTTGAAGGGCGTCAGCCTGAAGGTCCCGAAGGGCGGGATCACCGCGCTGCTGGGCGGCAATGGCGCGGGCAAGACGACAACACTCAAGGCGGTTTCAAACCTGCTGCACTCGGAGCGGGGCGAGGTCACCAAAGGGTCGATCAGCTATCGCGGGGAGCGCATTCAGGATCGGGATCCTGCCGAACTGGTCAAAAAAGGTGTTATTCAGGTGATGGAAGGCCGTCACTGTTTCGAACATCTGACCGTCGAGGAAAACCTGCTGACGGGCGCCTATACGCGCAGCGATGGTAATGCGAACATCCAGCGCGATCTGGAGATGGTCTATAGCTACTTTCCACGTCTGAAGGAGCGCCGCCGCAGCCAGGCGGGCTACACCTCGGGTGGTGAGCAGCAGATGGTTGCCATGGGCCGCGCTTTGATGAGCCGCCCGGAGACGATCCTGCTGGACGAGCCGTCGATGGGGCTGGCGCCGCAGCTGGTGGAACAGATCTTTGAGATCGTGAAGTCGATCAATGAAAATGAAGGGGTGACCTTCCTTCTGGCCGAACAGAACACTAATGTGGCGCTGCGCTACTCGCACTACGGCTACATTCTGGAATCCGGTCGTGTGGTGATGGATGGCCCTGCCGCTGAACTGCGCGAGAACCCGGATGTGAAGGAATTCTACCTCGGGATGTCCGACGACGGACGCAAGAGTTTCCGGGATGTGCGATCCTATCGCCGCCGGAAGCGGTGGTTGAGCTGA
- a CDS encoding ABC transporter substrate-binding protein, with protein sequence MKMKLTTLALGAVMAAGPAMADLVFPSLSYRTGPYAAGGIPFADGYADYFTLVNERDGGINGVKAKVIECETGYNTEKGVECYESTKGEGALVYQPLSTGITYQLIPKVTADGIPLHTMGYGRTSAANGEVFSNVFNYPANYWDGASGIINYLLEENGGDLNGKKISLLFHNSAYGKEPIRTLEELSKKHGFTLSTLPVDHPGQEQKSQWLQIRRDRPDFVIMWGWGVMNQVAIQEAANIRYPMENFIGVWWSGAEHDVMAAGEKANGYKAVTFHGVGRDFPVFGDIQTHVVDKGLAAGAGDQIGNVLYNRGMYAAMLAVEAAKTAQEIHGTNDITPAMMRDGMEALEMPEARMSALGMPYFGPSFNVSCENHGGPGLVGMTQWDASAKTWNLISDFAPSDRDVIQPLIEEDSMAYAKENNIEAGCK encoded by the coding sequence ATGAAAATGAAACTGACAACTCTGGCGCTGGGCGCCGTGATGGCCGCTGGCCCTGCCATGGCGGACCTGGTGTTTCCGTCGCTGAGTTATCGTACCGGCCCCTATGCGGCTGGCGGTATCCCCTTTGCGGATGGCTATGCGGATTACTTCACGCTGGTCAATGAGCGCGACGGCGGCATCAATGGCGTGAAGGCAAAGGTCATCGAATGCGAGACTGGCTACAACACTGAGAAAGGTGTGGAATGCTATGAGTCGACCAAGGGCGAAGGCGCGCTGGTCTATCAACCGCTGTCCACCGGCATCACCTATCAGCTGATCCCAAAAGTAACCGCAGATGGCATTCCGCTGCACACCATGGGCTATGGCCGGACATCGGCGGCAAATGGCGAAGTGTTCAGCAATGTCTTCAACTATCCTGCCAACTACTGGGATGGTGCCTCGGGGATCATCAACTATCTGCTGGAAGAAAACGGCGGTGATCTGAACGGTAAGAAAATCTCGCTGCTGTTCCACAACTCCGCCTATGGCAAGGAGCCGATCCGGACGCTGGAGGAGCTGTCGAAGAAACACGGCTTCACCCTGTCGACACTGCCCGTCGACCACCCCGGTCAGGAGCAGAAATCCCAGTGGTTGCAGATCCGTCGCGACCGTCCGGATTTCGTGATCATGTGGGGCTGGGGCGTGATGAACCAGGTTGCCATTCAGGAAGCCGCCAATATTCGCTATCCGATGGAGAATTTCATCGGCGTCTGGTGGTCCGGTGCTGAGCATGACGTGATGGCGGCAGGCGAAAAGGCCAATGGCTACAAGGCTGTGACCTTCCATGGTGTGGGTCGTGACTTCCCTGTGTTCGGGGATATCCAGACGCATGTTGTGGACAAGGGGCTTGCGGCTGGTGCCGGCGATCAGATTGGCAACGTGCTCTATAACCGCGGCATGTATGCGGCGATGCTGGCTGTAGAAGCGGCAAAGACGGCCCAGGAAATCCATGGCACCAACGACATCACCCCGGCGATGATGCGTGATGGTATGGAAGCCTTGGAGATGCCCGAGGCGCGCATGTCTGCGCTGGGAATGCCGTATTTCGGTCCCTCCTTCAACGTTTCCTGTGAAAACCACGGTGGCCCCGGTCTGGTTGGGATGACCCAGTGGGATGCCTCGGCCAAAACCTGGAATCTGATCAGCGATTTCGCACCCAGCGACCGCGATGTGATCCAGCCGCTGATCGAGGAAGATTCCATGGCCTATGCCAAGGAAAACAACATCGAGGCGGGCTGCAAGTAA